A part of Larkinella insperata genomic DNA contains:
- a CDS encoding glycosyltransferase family 4 protein, translated as MAKVGIYYPEWILARHNTDYKIAKSFFRLQDYSENEMLSVASNAYTWSFNLRRIANQVIGLKTPLVKHGLSKKGMEADVIYHYSSPVYPNLFFKALADKPVLVTTGFMTDRYMIEKFGSLPDRQKEADLLASKLEPASMIHFHTENGRQRFLRYRPEFKEKTISIPFFLPDLSGDIEPVKGLKSETIHILFVGNEGNRKGLKELIAAFDLLGATYLNEKKVELTVVSKDKPEPKTNFDITWHVKLPHADVMQLMRKASIFTLIPKRESYGLVLVEAMLSGCAIISDNDETREEIIGNAGVLLSSNTPESISIALKQLIEDAPHRTLLGEKARQSARDRFLPGIVANQYATCFEGLLI; from the coding sequence ATGGCAAAAGTAGGTATTTACTATCCTGAATGGATCTTAGCCAGACATAATACTGATTATAAGATTGCAAAGAGTTTCTTTCGGTTGCAAGATTATTCAGAGAATGAGATGCTATCAGTAGCATCAAATGCCTACACGTGGTCCTTCAATCTGCGTCGAATAGCTAACCAGGTTATCGGACTTAAAACTCCCCTAGTTAAACACGGTTTGAGTAAAAAGGGAATGGAAGCTGACGTGATTTATCATTACAGTTCGCCTGTATATCCCAATTTATTTTTTAAAGCATTAGCTGACAAACCGGTTCTTGTAACGACAGGTTTCATGACTGATCGTTATATGATTGAAAAGTTCGGTTCGTTACCTGATCGGCAGAAGGAGGCAGATCTTCTGGCTTCAAAGCTTGAACCGGCCAGTATGATTCATTTTCATACGGAAAATGGCCGCCAGAGATTTCTAAGATACCGTCCTGAGTTTAAAGAGAAAACGATTTCTATTCCTTTCTTTCTGCCTGATCTTTCAGGAGACATAGAACCGGTAAAAGGTCTGAAAAGTGAAACAATTCACATTTTATTTGTTGGAAACGAGGGTAATCGAAAAGGATTAAAAGAACTGATAGCAGCTTTCGATTTGCTGGGCGCTACCTATTTAAACGAGAAGAAAGTCGAGCTAACCGTAGTTTCAAAGGATAAACCAGAGCCAAAAACAAACTTCGATATTACTTGGCATGTAAAACTTCCACATGCCGATGTGATGCAACTCATGCGGAAGGCTTCCATATTTACACTTATACCTAAAAGAGAGTCTTATGGATTAGTGCTTGTGGAAGCAATGTTGTCTGGGTGCGCTATTATTTCTGATAATGATGAGACCCGTGAAGAGATAATAGGCAATGCCGGTGTATTATTGTCATCAAATACTCCTGAAAGTATCTCAATCGCTTTAAAACAACTGATTGAAGACGCTCCGCACCGAACATTGTTAGGAGAAAAGGCTCGTCAATCCGCCAGAGATAGATTTTTGCCAGGTATAGTAGCCAATCAGTATGCCACTTGCTTTGAGGGTTTACTAATCTAA
- a CDS encoding lipopolysaccharide biosynthesis protein, which produces MSTVSRIVSGSVASWAKIGVTITSQMAIVPLYLTYWSAKTYGVSLAVLALTNLITTLDFGHQTYLQFEFLRCGKENRAELSRYLWSGVFMGIAICLTQLTIIGLILTTGLLPHILDNANNLDSQTIHDAGILLVLQGCAWFISTSIPGLFQRALAPFGYYPRMSWWNFLYALISTFAPVIAVMSGAGLLETGMVSFGGSLLYSSLLYRDMLRLLRKEDVSFRSPDWSLGFRNFLSSLTLSAKSLIESMRHQGVRLVLVPLLGANGLAAFSTMRTGANAALQGLNTLTNPLMPELMRFLHQRDQARSEVAFGTVWVVVVSVMAPAVIVMQAVIEPLFTVWTRGQIAFDPLLFAVLSLSILVYAAAQPAMAVIVGNNLLKPQLRLSITAALVVVGGILLLVPMIGMLGGGIALLSAEVVATIGYRRIAQRWLQENSMEWPKYPAGIATMSVWIAAVGMGGMILFPNAKIAVLAVSLLALIWNAWRYWNALPPLATERVRKMLGNVPGVRKILTT; this is translated from the coding sequence ATGTCCACCGTATCACGGATCGTTTCTGGAAGTGTTGCCTCTTGGGCCAAAATTGGGGTTACAATAACATCCCAAATGGCAATTGTACCCCTGTACCTTACGTATTGGAGCGCTAAAACGTATGGGGTAAGTCTTGCTGTATTGGCTTTGACAAACCTTATCACAACGCTGGATTTTGGTCATCAAACTTATCTTCAGTTTGAATTTTTGCGCTGTGGAAAAGAGAATCGGGCGGAGTTGAGCCGGTATTTATGGTCGGGCGTTTTTATGGGAATTGCTATCTGCCTGACCCAGTTGACCATAATAGGCTTGATTCTGACCACCGGGCTGCTTCCCCATATCCTGGATAATGCCAACAACCTGGATTCTCAAACCATTCATGATGCGGGAATTTTGCTAGTGCTGCAGGGATGCGCATGGTTTATCAGCACCAGCATACCGGGTTTGTTTCAAAGAGCCCTGGCTCCTTTCGGGTACTATCCGCGGATGTCATGGTGGAACTTTCTGTATGCGTTGATTTCGACCTTTGCTCCGGTGATCGCTGTGATGTCCGGGGCAGGACTTCTCGAAACCGGTATGGTGAGTTTCGGAGGATCGTTGCTGTACAGCAGCCTTCTTTACAGAGATATGCTGCGTTTATTGCGCAAGGAAGACGTTTCGTTCAGGAGCCCGGATTGGAGTTTGGGCTTTCGTAACTTCTTGAGTTCGTTGACTTTATCTGCTAAGAGTTTGATAGAAAGCATGCGTCATCAGGGAGTTCGTCTGGTGCTTGTTCCATTGTTGGGAGCCAACGGTCTGGCGGCTTTCTCAACCATGCGGACGGGAGCTAATGCTGCTTTACAGGGATTAAATACCCTTACCAACCCCCTAATGCCTGAGCTCATGCGGTTCTTACATCAACGGGACCAAGCCAGAAGCGAAGTAGCTTTTGGAACCGTATGGGTAGTTGTTGTATCGGTTATGGCTCCAGCAGTAATAGTTATGCAAGCTGTTATCGAGCCGTTATTTACGGTGTGGACCCGCGGACAGATCGCTTTCGATCCTTTACTTTTTGCTGTACTATCGCTTAGTATACTCGTCTATGCAGCTGCTCAGCCAGCCATGGCAGTAATTGTTGGTAATAATTTGCTAAAACCTCAATTACGGTTATCGATTACAGCCGCTTTGGTTGTAGTTGGAGGTATTCTACTACTGGTGCCGATGATTGGTATGCTTGGTGGAGGTATTGCTTTGTTATCAGCCGAAGTTGTTGCAACCATTGGGTATCGAAGAATTGCTCAGCGCTGGTTGCAGGAAAACAGCATGGAATGGCCAAAATATCCTGCCGGCATAGCTACTATGTCGGTTTGGATCGCAGCGGTCGGGATGGGGGGGATGATACTGTTCCCTAATGCTAAAATCGCAGTTTTGGCGGTTTCTTTACTAGCACTGATCTGGAATGCATGGCGGTATTGGAACGCTTTACCTCCGCTAGCCACTGAACGTGTCCGGAAAATGCTTGGAAATGTACCTGGCGTAAGAAAAATATTGACTACTTAA
- a CDS encoding sugar transferase, with the protein MLSVDSEYQTLYVYAEPKPRHYKLAYRTLGKRVFDIFFSLLVTILVLSWLIPIIGFLIRLGSPGPVLYIQKRTGYKGQWFYCIKFRTMTYSPEATFKQATKGDNRVTSIGRILRKTNLDEMPQFLNVLIGDMSIVGPRPHAVQHDLLFWNNMPNYRKRYRVKPGITGLAQVRGCRGETSHDMQMRHRITLDRFYIRKRSVWLDLKICWWTVESMMKGNENAW; encoded by the coding sequence ATGCTTAGTGTTGACTCAGAGTACCAAACGTTGTATGTGTATGCAGAGCCAAAGCCCCGGCACTACAAACTGGCTTATAGGACACTAGGAAAGCGTGTATTTGACATTTTCTTTTCTCTGCTTGTCACAATTCTTGTTTTATCCTGGCTCATCCCGATTATTGGATTTCTAATACGGTTAGGCTCGCCAGGCCCTGTTCTGTACATTCAGAAGCGAACGGGTTACAAGGGCCAGTGGTTCTATTGCATCAAATTTCGGACGATGACATACAGTCCGGAAGCTACTTTCAAGCAGGCCACGAAAGGAGATAACCGAGTGACATCCATAGGCCGGATCCTTCGTAAAACGAATCTGGATGAAATGCCTCAATTTCTAAACGTGCTTATTGGTGATATGAGCATTGTTGGTCCAAGGCCACACGCTGTACAGCATGATCTCCTATTTTGGAACAATATGCCGAACTATCGGAAGCGGTATCGAGTGAAACCCGGAATTACGGGTTTGGCTCAGGTGAGAGGTTGCCGGGGTGAAACGTCGCATGACATGCAAATGCGTCACCGCATCACGTTAGATCGTTTTTACATCCGGAAACGGTCAGTATGGCTGGATCTAAAAATTTGCTGGTGGACGGTAGAGTCAATGATGAAGGGAAACGAGAACGCATGGTAA
- a CDS encoding GumC family protein, translating into MTNSYNPYQVYEVEQQPDLRVMLMRYVRKWPWFVVSLVLALAGAYVYLLYQEPVYKVHATVLIKDEKKSGLSGDGLMKELNLFGSNKVIENEIEILTSFTLMDRVVSNLGLDVRYYFPTGTYDREVYAESPIRLILENPNSQLYANKLEISFVNNNSVLLNGQTYPVNQSIKTPYGQLRIFTRKAISNTTSPVIAIVKPHSKVVNAYLASLKVEPALKESTVLEMSLSESVPDKGEMILTQLINEYNKESISDKNQEANNMLRFIEERLSLISGELSTVEKEVEMYKSTQGITDLSAQAQTFLTNVQTNDVQLNDVNMRLTGLNEIERYIEKQPGDKSIAPATLSLSDPVLNGLLTKVSELELKREESSRIMAPNSPLLQSLDSQIKAVKSSISENIQNIRQQLTSSRNQLLANNRRIESMIRTVPGKERALLNITRQQVIKNGLYTYLLQKREETALSAASAVSDSRIVDKPRTDDVPVQPVNKTTYLLFSILGLLVPVGLIAVKDMLNNRVLRRSDVEEATQTPILGEIVKSRQNSGDNLVFKPRMQSVIGEQIRALRTNLQFMRSDPAKSQVLLFTSSISGEGKSFISLNLGASLALVDRSTVILEMDMRKPKLHQSLHMENRMGLSNYLIGEATIDDLLRPIAGYENYFIITAGPLPPNPAELLSSPRLAQLFDELKARFDYVLVDSPPVGLVTDSQLIAPFADATMYLVRHDHTPKNHLRMVDALYREQRFQKLNIILNGVGEGESYYYNYGYGNYYGGGETNKKRRLGIGK; encoded by the coding sequence ATGACAAATTCATACAATCCCTACCAGGTCTACGAAGTAGAGCAGCAGCCTGATCTGCGAGTCATGTTGATGCGGTATGTCCGCAAATGGCCGTGGTTTGTGGTTTCATTAGTATTGGCATTAGCCGGCGCTTATGTTTATCTGTTGTATCAAGAACCAGTATACAAGGTCCACGCAACGGTGTTGATCAAAGACGAAAAGAAAAGTGGATTATCAGGTGATGGCTTGATGAAAGAGCTTAATCTGTTCGGTAGTAACAAAGTAATTGAGAATGAGATAGAAATTCTCACTTCATTTACTCTGATGGATCGAGTGGTAAGTAATCTGGGCCTTGATGTTCGCTATTATTTTCCGACAGGGACTTATGATCGGGAAGTTTATGCAGAATCACCCATCCGGCTTATTCTCGAAAACCCGAATTCACAACTCTACGCAAACAAGCTGGAGATTTCATTCGTGAACAACAACTCGGTGCTTTTAAATGGCCAAACGTATCCCGTAAACCAGAGTATTAAAACTCCATACGGTCAGCTACGGATCTTTACCCGTAAAGCTATAAGCAACACTACATCACCGGTTATAGCAATAGTAAAGCCGCATTCTAAAGTTGTTAATGCGTATCTGGCAAGTTTAAAGGTTGAACCGGCTTTGAAGGAATCAACCGTGTTGGAAATGAGCCTTTCCGAGAGCGTGCCAGATAAGGGAGAAATGATTCTTACTCAACTAATCAATGAGTACAACAAAGAGTCTATCTCTGATAAGAATCAAGAAGCTAATAATATGCTTCGTTTTATTGAAGAACGGCTGAGTTTGATCTCGGGTGAACTTTCAACTGTCGAGAAAGAAGTTGAAATGTACAAGTCAACCCAAGGCATTACAGATCTGAGTGCCCAGGCACAGACGTTTCTGACAAATGTGCAGACTAATGATGTTCAATTGAACGATGTTAATATGCGCTTAACTGGCTTAAATGAAATTGAGCGTTATATTGAAAAGCAACCAGGCGATAAAAGTATAGCACCGGCAACGTTGAGTTTGAGTGATCCTGTTTTGAATGGATTGTTAACGAAAGTCTCCGAGCTTGAACTAAAGCGGGAAGAATCTTCGCGTATCATGGCTCCCAATAGTCCTCTTTTGCAGTCGTTGGATAGCCAGATTAAAGCGGTTAAATCAAGTATCTCGGAAAACATTCAGAACATTCGTCAGCAACTTACCAGCAGCCGAAACCAATTGCTGGCTAATAACCGTCGGATTGAGAGCATGATCCGCACCGTCCCAGGTAAAGAACGAGCCTTATTGAATATCACGCGTCAGCAGGTTATCAAAAATGGCTTGTATACTTACCTGCTTCAAAAAAGAGAGGAAACTGCTTTATCCGCTGCCTCAGCGGTATCCGACAGCCGAATCGTTGATAAGCCACGTACCGATGATGTTCCGGTTCAGCCTGTTAACAAGACAACCTATCTGCTTTTCAGCATCTTAGGCTTATTGGTTCCGGTTGGACTTATTGCCGTAAAGGACATGCTCAATAATCGGGTTTTGCGTCGTTCGGATGTGGAAGAAGCTACTCAGACGCCGATCTTGGGAGAAATTGTTAAAAGCCGGCAAAATTCGGGTGATAACTTAGTATTTAAGCCCCGGATGCAGTCTGTTATTGGTGAACAGATTCGGGCATTGCGTACAAACCTGCAATTTATGCGGTCTGATCCGGCAAAAAGCCAAGTATTGCTTTTCACCTCTTCAATTAGCGGGGAAGGGAAATCATTTATCTCGCTTAACCTGGGCGCTAGTTTAGCGCTGGTTGATCGTTCAACGGTAATTCTGGAGATGGATATGCGCAAACCTAAACTGCATCAAAGTCTTCATATGGAAAACCGTATGGGTTTGAGTAACTATCTGATCGGGGAGGCAACTATTGATGATTTGCTGAGACCGATTGCAGGATATGAAAATTACTTTATTATCACTGCAGGACCGCTGCCACCGAACCCGGCTGAATTGTTGAGTTCTCCCCGATTAGCTCAGCTCTTCGATGAATTAAAGGCACGCTTTGATTATGTATTGGTCGACTCACCACCAGTTGGTCTGGTAACCGATTCGCAGTTAATTGCTCCTTTTGCCGATGCAACCATGTATCTGGTGCGGCACGACCACACGCCGAAGAACCACCTAAGAATGGTAGATGCACTTTATAGAGAGCAACGCTTCCAGAAACTCAACATTATTCTCAATGGAGTAGGTGAGGGTGAGTCTTACTATTATAATTATGGGTACGGAAACTATTATGGTGGAGGGGAAACCAATAAAAAACGGCGCTTAGGGATTGGTAAATAA
- a CDS encoding polysaccharide biosynthesis/export family protein, which translates to MNLRLRHSWFGYCFIGLILSLGSCISSKELVLYQKELTDKDTIVATARYIPKIKAGDVLSVQVSSLSAEATALFNPYATISAMGGAQPGSTTTQPYTPGYTVDEEGQIELPIVGKIKVQGLTNTQAATQIRQKLLEYLKEPVVNVRNTNFQISVTGEVARPALFSILNEQVTLPAALGMAGDITIYGKRNNVLVIREENGQRTFNRVDLTKRDVFLSPYFYLRPNDIVYVEPGKVRLASADRTSQLIPLVLSSLSIIALILSRTALR; encoded by the coding sequence ATGAATTTACGTTTACGTCATTCTTGGTTTGGGTATTGCTTTATTGGCTTAATTTTGAGTCTGGGAAGTTGTATTTCCAGTAAAGAGTTAGTGCTGTATCAGAAAGAGTTAACGGATAAGGACACCATTGTGGCTACAGCCCGCTACATACCGAAAATTAAGGCTGGGGATGTGTTATCTGTGCAAGTAAGTAGTTTAAGTGCGGAGGCAACCGCACTTTTTAATCCTTATGCTACTATTTCAGCGATGGGAGGAGCTCAGCCTGGATCAACAACTACACAACCATATACCCCTGGCTACACGGTCGATGAAGAAGGTCAAATTGAACTACCAATCGTTGGGAAAATAAAAGTGCAGGGGTTAACCAACACACAGGCGGCTACACAAATCCGACAAAAGCTATTAGAGTATTTAAAGGAACCTGTTGTGAATGTTCGTAATACGAATTTTCAGATTTCAGTAACGGGTGAAGTTGCTCGGCCAGCTCTTTTTTCTATTCTAAACGAACAGGTTACTTTGCCGGCTGCCTTGGGTATGGCGGGTGATATAACAATTTACGGAAAACGAAACAACGTATTGGTTATTCGAGAAGAAAATGGTCAGCGCACATTCAACCGGGTTGATTTAACCAAACGCGATGTCTTTCTGTCTCCTTACTTTTATCTACGACCAAACGATATCGTTTATGTGGAACCTGGCAAAGTAAGATTGGCAAGTGCTGACCGTACATCCCAATTAATACCCCTGGTTTTAAGTTCATTATCCATTATAGCGCTTATTCTATCACGTACTGCACTAAGATAA
- a CDS encoding IS5 family transposase: protein MRRYEITDQQWYRLAPLLPGKPGDVGRTATDNRLFINAILWIARSGAPWRDLPRRFGMWNSVYRRFRRWTKAGVWKKISESCQDPELEWLMTYLMNIQIHEDSDELQAPS from the coding sequence ATGCGACGCTACGAAATTACAGACCAACAATGGTATCGATTAGCACCCTTATTGCCCGGCAAACCAGGTGATGTAGGACGTACAGCAACCGATAATAGGCTTTTTATCAACGCTATCTTATGGATTGCCCGTAGTGGCGCTCCCTGGCGCGATCTACCGAGACGTTTTGGTATGTGGAACTCTGTATACCGTCGGTTTCGACGCTGGACGAAGGCGGGTGTCTGGAAAAAAATCTCTGAAAGCTGTCAAGATCCTGAGCTAGAATGGCTTATGACTTATTTAATGAATATCCAGATTCACGAAGATTCTGACGAACTCCAGGCCCCATCCTAA